In Pseudomonas coleopterorum, the genomic window GATGGCTGAATCTGAAGCGCTCATGGTCGGCCTCTGCGTTGTTGTTGTGCAGCGATGATGCGAGGCCCGACGCATTCTGTGAATTTGCATTTGCGTAAGGCGGCGTTCATATTTGCCGAACGCCCGACGGTAGGATCCCACCATGCATTTCGACCTGGCTGACCTGCGCCTTTTCATCCACATCGGCGAGTCGCCGAGCCTGACCCAGGGCGCGCGCCGGGCGTTCCTGTCGCCGGCTGCGGCCAGCGCGCGGATCAAGGCGCTGGAGCAACAGCTCGAGACGCGTTTGCTGTACCGCGACAGCCGTGGCGTGGAACTGACGCCTGCGGGCCAGAAGCTGCTGGTGCATGCGCGGTTGATCATGCGTCAGGTCGATTACCTGAAAGCCGATTTCACCCATCTGGGGGGCGACTCGGCAGGGCACATCCGTATTTTTGCCAACACCACGGCGGTCACGGAATTTCTGCCTGAAGTGCTGGCCGGTTTTCTTGCACAACGGCCTGGTGTCAGTGTCGACCTGCAAGAGCGACTGTCGCGCGACATCGTGCGTGGCGTGCTCGACGGCAGCACCGACATGGGCATCATCGCCGGGCCGGTGGAGGCGGCGGGGTTGCAGGTGATGCACTTCAGCACCGACCGGCTGGTACTCACTGTGCCCTTGGGGCACGAGCTGGCCCGGTGCAAGCGCATCGGTTTCAAGCAGACGTTGGCGTTCCAGCACATTGGCCTGCACGAGGGCAGCACCTTGCTCAGCTTTCTGCGCGAACAGGTCGAGCGGAGCGGTCAGGGGCTGTCGCTGCGCATTCAGGTGTCGAGCTTCGAAGCGATCTGCCGGATGGTCGAGGCGGGCGTGGGCATCGGCATCATTCCCGAATCGGCTGCCCTGCGGCACAGCCGCACCATGCGCCTGGTGACCATCGAACTGGACGAGCCCTGGGCAGTGCGCGAACGCAGCATTCTAGTGCGTGAACTCGAGGCGCTGCCGGGCACGGTCCGCGCGCTGATCGCCACCCTGATGCCGCCCCCACCGCCGGATTGAGATGATGCATTGCAACTTGGCCCCAGGCTTTCTATCATCGCCGCGGGTGCGCCGCTGCATACGGTACGGCGCAGGTTAAAGTTCAGCGTTGGTCGGGCCGCCAACGGAGACTCCCCGTGTCCGAAACCAAACCGGCCGTGCCTGTCATTCCTCGCCCGCAACAGCTCACCGAGCGTGCCCTGGCGGCGCTCGAACGTTTCTCTCACATCGAAGCCGTCAGCGGCATCGTGTTATTGCTCGCCGCCATCGCTGCGCTGGTCTGGGCCAACAGCCCGGCAGCCGAGTCCTACGAGCATTTCTGGCACACCCAGGTCACTCTGGGGCTGGGCGATTTCAGCGTGTCGCGCTCACTGCACTTTCTGGTCAACGATGGCCTGATGACCATCTTCTTTCTGGTGGTGGGCGCGGAGATACGCCAGGAAATCAAGGACGGCGCCTTGGCCAATCTGCAACTGGCGACCTTGCCGCTGGGTGCTGCACTGGGCGGCGTGCTGATGCCGGCCTTGCTCTACACCGTGCTCAACCATGGCACCGCTGCCAGCGCCGGCTGGGCAGTGCCGACCGCGACCGATATCGCCTTTGCGGTGGGCGTGCTGGCGTTGCTGGGCAAGTCGATCCCGGCCAGCGTGCGGATTCTGCTGCTGGCCTTGGCGATCATCGACGACATCGTGGCGATCCTGATCATTGCGGTGTTCTACACCGCCAGCCTCGACTACCTGGGTCTGCTGGTCGCCGTGGCCGGTGTGCTGCTGGTGCTGGTGTTCCAGCGCATGGGCATCAGCAAGGCATCTGCCTACGTGCTGCCTGGGGCGATCGTCTGGTTCGGCCTGCTCAAGACGGGCGTTCATCCCACCCTTGCCGGTGTGATTCTGGGCTTGTTGACGCCGGTCTACTCCAAGCCGATGGCCGAGCGTCCGGTAGACGTCATACGCCGCAACTTCAACGAGTTGATGGAGCGCTTCACCCCTGGCAGCGACAATCGCGAAGCGGTGGTCGAGCCGCTGCGGCAGCTGCGCGATGCGCAACGCGAAGTGCTGCCACCGGTGCAGCGGATTCAGGTCGGCCTGCACCTGTGGGTCGCTTTCGGGGTCATGCCGCTGTTCGCCCTGGCCAACGCCGGGGTGAGCTTCGGTGGGGCGAACCTGGGCGATGCGATGTCGCAGCACGTGTTCGCCGGGGTGATGATCGCCCTGGTGCTGGGCAAACCGCTGGGCGTGCTGCTGGCCAGTGTGCTGCTGGTCAAGCTGAACATCTGCAGGCTGCCCGAAGGCGTGACCTGGGGTGGGGTGGGGCTGGTCGGCCTGCTGGCCGGGATCGGTTTCACCATGTCGATCTTCATCGCCGCGCTGGCCTTCACCGACCCGACCCTGCTGGCTTCGGCCAAGCTCAGTGTGCTGGCAGCTTCCACGGTGGCGGCGGTGCTGGGGCTGGTTTGGGGCAAGCTGGTGTTCGGCAGGGGTCGGGTGGGGTAGGGCTCTTTCTGTGGGATGGGCCTCTTTCTGTGGGACAGGCCTCTTTCTGTGGGAGCGGGCTCTGCCCGCGAAGGATTCAGCGGTGAACCCTTCGCGGGCAGAGCCCGCTCCCACAGAAAAGCTGCTCCCACAGAAAAGGTGCTCCCACAGGAAGGCTGATCCCACAGGAAGGCTGAGCCTACAAAGAGCAGGTTTCACAGAAAGCGCTTCTCCTGAAGCGTCCCCGTGTTCATGGAAGCTCGAGGGCGGCCGATACACCCCGTATCAGCTGCGCAGTACTCTTCTTCAGGCCATCCATGCTCAAGTCCAGCTTCACCTCTCCTGCCTCGCCTGCCCAGCCAGCGAGCAGCACCTCCCTGGCACAGGCGTCGTTGGTCACGTTCTGCGCCAGCCTTGCCGTGGTCTTCGCGCTGGCGGTCTCGCTGTCACTGTATTTCGCCCACGGCCTGGATCGTGCGGAGCAGGCTCAAGGGCAGTCGCTGATACAGAAAAGCATCGAGGCCGAACGCCGGCTCCTGCAACTGACCATCAAGGATTACTCGTTCTGGGGTGAGGCGTATCGGCATCTGCACCTGAAGGTCGACATGGAGTGGGCCTTCGTGCGGGAGAACTTCGGCCCGGCGCTGTACGATGATTTTGGCTATGAAGCGGCTTTTGTCATCGGCCCGAGCGGCCGCTCCGTCTATGCGGTGATCGAGGGCCGCTACGAGACCGTGGCAGCGGCGCAGTGGCTGGGGCGCTCCGTCGACGAGTGGGTGGCCGAAGCCCGCGCGCTCGCCGATGACGAAAAGGTCTTCACGGCACTGACCAGCCTGGCCGGTACGCCGGCGCTGGTCGTGGCAGCAGCCATCACGCCCAGTACCGACCCTACCGTGCAGGCCGACGACCGGCCGCCATCGGTCATGCTCGTGGTCAACCGACTCGATCCGCGGCGCCTCGAAGAGCTGGGCGCCAACATGGGTTTGCGCGGAGTACGCCTGGGCCGGGCCGATGACCCTGCGTTCGCTCACGCAGAACTGACGGGCGAGCACGGTACGCACTTCGATCTGCAGTGGGATGCCACCCGGCCCGGGCGGCAGATGATCATTGTGGTGCTGCCGCTGATCATTCTGGCGACGCTGATCATTTTCGGCATGACCTGGGTCATGTTGCGCCGCAATACCCGCGCGGCCCGTGCCTTGGACAGCAGTCACGAACTGCTGCGCACCAGCCAGGCGGCGCTGACGCTGAGCGAGTCACGCTTTCGCGATGTCGCCGAGGCCAGCTCCGACTGGATCTGGGAGGCCGACTGCGAGGGGCGCCTCACTTACCTGTCCGACCGCTTCGA contains:
- a CDS encoding LysR family transcriptional regulator, with product MHFDLADLRLFIHIGESPSLTQGARRAFLSPAAASARIKALEQQLETRLLYRDSRGVELTPAGQKLLVHARLIMRQVDYLKADFTHLGGDSAGHIRIFANTTAVTEFLPEVLAGFLAQRPGVSVDLQERLSRDIVRGVLDGSTDMGIIAGPVEAAGLQVMHFSTDRLVLTVPLGHELARCKRIGFKQTLAFQHIGLHEGSTLLSFLREQVERSGQGLSLRIQVSSFEAICRMVEAGVGIGIIPESAALRHSRTMRLVTIELDEPWAVRERSILVRELEALPGTVRALIATLMPPPPPD
- the nhaA gene encoding Na+/H+ antiporter NhaA: MSETKPAVPVIPRPQQLTERALAALERFSHIEAVSGIVLLLAAIAALVWANSPAAESYEHFWHTQVTLGLGDFSVSRSLHFLVNDGLMTIFFLVVGAEIRQEIKDGALANLQLATLPLGAALGGVLMPALLYTVLNHGTAASAGWAVPTATDIAFAVGVLALLGKSIPASVRILLLALAIIDDIVAILIIAVFYTASLDYLGLLVAVAGVLLVLVFQRMGISKASAYVLPGAIVWFGLLKTGVHPTLAGVILGLLTPVYSKPMAERPVDVIRRNFNELMERFTPGSDNREAVVEPLRQLRDAQREVLPPVQRIQVGLHLWVAFGVMPLFALANAGVSFGGANLGDAMSQHVFAGVMIALVLGKPLGVLLASVLLVKLNICRLPEGVTWGGVGLVGLLAGIGFTMSIFIAALAFTDPTLLASAKLSVLAASTVAAVLGLVWGKLVFGRGRVG